From Bacillus basilensis, a single genomic window includes:
- the aiiA gene encoding N-acyl homoserine lactonase AiiA: MTVKKLYFLPAGRCMLDHSSVNSTLTPGNLLNLPVWCYLLETEEGPILVDTGMPESAVNNENLFEGTFAEGQILPEMTEEDRIVNILKRVGYKPEDLLYIINSHLHFDHAGGNGAFTNTPIIVQRAEYEAALHREEYMKECILTHLNYKIIEGDYEVIPGVRLLYTPGHSPGHQSLLIETEKSGPVLLTIDASYTKENFEDEVPFAGFDSELALSSIKRLKEVEMKEKPIVFFGHDIEQEKGCKVFPEYI, from the coding sequence ATGACAGTAAAGAAGCTTTATTTCCTTCCAGCTGGTCGGTGTATGTTAGATCATTCTTCTGTGAATAGTACACTCACACCGGGAAATTTATTGAATTTACCTGTATGGTGTTATCTTTTAGAGACAGAAGAGGGACCTATTTTAGTAGATACAGGTATGCCAGAAAGTGCAGTTAATAATGAAAACTTGTTTGAAGGGACATTTGCAGAAGGGCAGATTTTACCGGAAATGACTGAAGAAGATAGAATCGTCAATATTTTAAAACGTGTAGGGTATAAGCCGGAAGACCTTCTATATATTATTAATTCTCACTTGCATTTTGATCATGCAGGAGGAAACGGTGCTTTTACAAATACACCAATCATTGTGCAACGAGCGGAATATGAGGCAGCACTTCATAGAGAAGAATATATGAAAGAATGTATATTAACGCATTTGAACTACAAAATTATTGAAGGGGATTATGAAGTTATACCAGGTGTTCGGTTATTGTATACACCTGGTCATTCTCCAGGGCATCAGTCATTATTAATTGAGACGGAAAAATCCGGTCCTGTATTATTAACGATTGATGCATCTTATACGAAAGAAAATTTTGAAGATGAAGTGCCGTTTGCGGGATTTGATTCGGAATTAGCTTTATCTTCAATTAAGCGTTTAAAAGAAGTTGAGATGAAAGAGAAGCCGATTGTTTTCTTTGGACATGATATAGAACAGGAAAAGGGATGTAAAGTGTTCCCGGAATATATATAG
- a CDS encoding DUF4097 family beta strand repeat-containing protein produces MINKKSLSIIAGIIFIIGIIGSLFTYRSIAAVPISEEKVINNNVSSVIIDTNNVRVNINPTTDSNVKVKLDGEVNPNVKKTLATDEKDSTLLISYKEKQQSWFNFNISEVLAPLTLNVYLPEKQYDSLKVSNSNGFVSIKKLNTTYLNANTNNGRVELKEINSPKIIAETNNGIMGFKDIIAQNIHVKSNNGRIMLEHVKGEIEGQSKNGSLTLKTNELDRNLNFTTHNGKINIETEKEPTNVQFNVSVHNGSANILDKYNGNTIIGKGENVIKLNTRNGNIKVKKQ; encoded by the coding sequence ATGATAAATAAAAAGAGTCTTTCAATCATTGCAGGTATTATTTTCATTATTGGCATTATCGGAAGTTTATTCACTTATCGTTCAATTGCTGCAGTACCAATTTCAGAAGAAAAGGTCATTAATAATAATGTGTCAAGCGTCATTATCGATACGAATAACGTTCGTGTTAACATCAATCCTACAACAGATAGTAACGTGAAGGTAAAATTAGATGGCGAGGTTAATCCAAACGTAAAAAAAACATTAGCTACGGATGAGAAAGATTCAACGCTTCTCATTTCTTATAAAGAAAAACAACAGAGCTGGTTCAATTTTAATATTTCTGAAGTATTGGCACCATTAACATTAAATGTGTATCTACCTGAAAAACAATATGATTCATTAAAAGTTTCTAATAGTAATGGTTTCGTTTCTATAAAAAAATTAAACACAACGTATTTGAATGCCAATACAAACAATGGACGTGTTGAATTAAAAGAAATCAATTCGCCAAAAATTATCGCGGAAACAAATAATGGAATTATGGGATTTAAAGATATAATAGCGCAAAATATTCATGTGAAGTCGAATAATGGGAGAATTATGCTAGAGCATGTTAAAGGTGAAATAGAGGGACAGTCTAAGAATGGAAGCCTTACCCTTAAAACAAATGAACTGGATCGAAATCTCAATTTCACGACTCACAATGGAAAAATCAATATTGAAACTGAAAAAGAACCAACAAATGTTCAATTTAATGTTTCTGTCCACAATGGCAGCGCGAATATCCTGGATAAATATAACGGAAATACGATTATTGGAAAGGGAGAAAATGTAATTAAATTAAACACACGTAACGGAAATATTAAAGTGAAAAAACAATAG
- a CDS encoding HAAS domain-containing protein has translation MTKNKFLQQLNASLKRLSEKERADILKDYEEHFTFGLEEGKSEEEIVASLGSPAQIAKELLADYHIEKVTTSATTGNVFRAIWAVIGLGFFNLLIVLGPAITLAALIFSGWVLGISFLGAPLLVLVDTIIHPNTFLLFNLFVSLALCGLGYFIVIAMLFLTKLSTNGFVRYLKFNIALVKGGLKHDK, from the coding sequence ATGACGAAAAATAAATTTTTACAACAATTAAATGCATCTCTAAAAAGATTATCTGAAAAAGAGCGTGCAGATATTTTAAAAGATTATGAAGAACATTTTACTTTCGGATTAGAGGAAGGAAAAAGTGAAGAAGAAATTGTAGCTTCATTAGGTTCTCCAGCTCAAATCGCCAAAGAGTTATTAGCAGATTATCATATTGAGAAAGTAACAACAAGTGCAACAACAGGAAATGTTTTTCGTGCAATTTGGGCAGTAATTGGATTAGGTTTTTTCAATTTGTTAATCGTACTTGGACCTGCAATTACATTAGCGGCATTGATTTTTTCAGGTTGGGTTCTAGGTATCTCATTTTTAGGTGCACCATTACTTGTTTTAGTTGATACTATTATACATCCAAATACATTCTTGTTATTTAATCTTTTCGTTTCTTTAGCACTTTGTGGACTTGGATATTTCATTGTTATTGCTATGTTATTTTTAACGAAGCTATCAACGAATGGATTTGTTCGTTATTTAAAGTTCAATATAGCACTAGTAAAAGGTGGTTTGAAGCATGATAAATAA
- a CDS encoding PadR family transcriptional regulator codes for MNVQFKKGVLELCVLVLLDKQDRYGYELVRNISNQIEISEGSVYPLLRRLTKEEYFTTYLQESSEGPSRKYYALTDKGRTYLYQLLEEWNEFSQGVNQLIKEGVRNDEK; via the coding sequence TTGAATGTACAATTTAAAAAAGGAGTTTTAGAACTTTGTGTTCTTGTCTTACTGGATAAGCAAGACCGTTATGGATATGAATTAGTTAGAAATATTTCCAATCAAATTGAAATATCAGAAGGGTCTGTTTATCCTCTACTTCGTAGATTAACTAAAGAAGAATATTTTACAACGTATTTACAGGAGTCTTCAGAAGGGCCTTCAAGGAAGTATTATGCACTGACGGATAAAGGTAGAACGTATTTGTACCAACTATTGGAGGAATGGAATGAGTTCTCACAAGGTGTCAATCAATTAATAAAAGAAGGTGTACGTAATGACGAAAAATAA
- a CDS encoding zinc-binding alcohol dehydrogenase family protein produces MKAIGLHEYLPIEDENSLIDMEIEKPVASGRDLLIKVNAISVNPVDTKVRSPKDKKEEVAKILGWDASGVVVQTGEGCTLFKEGDEVFYAGSITRQGTYSEYHLVDERIVGKKPKTLNDAESAAIPLTAITAWEGLFERLGIDYNKKDTNTFKNILIIGGAGGVGSIAIQLAKWAGLNVIATASRNETIHWVEKFGADYIINHHQPLQEQIVEFGLKDVDYIFCLNNTDQHWRAICDLIKPQGKICSIVENEHPLEMGILKSKSATLVWEFMFTKAMYETGDMITQHELLNKVSELLDEGILKTTLNETITPINAENVKKAHTLLESGRTIGKIVLEKF; encoded by the coding sequence ATGAAAGCAATTGGTTTACATGAATACTTACCTATTGAAGATGAAAACAGTTTAATTGATATGGAAATTGAAAAGCCTGTTGCCAGCGGAAGAGATTTACTCATAAAAGTTAATGCTATTTCCGTTAATCCAGTTGATACAAAAGTTCGCTCTCCGAAAGATAAAAAAGAAGAGGTAGCGAAAATACTTGGCTGGGATGCGAGTGGTGTTGTTGTGCAAACTGGCGAAGGTTGTACATTATTTAAAGAAGGCGACGAAGTGTTTTACGCCGGTAGTATTACGAGACAAGGTACATATAGTGAATACCATTTAGTTGATGAAAGAATTGTTGGTAAAAAACCAAAAACGTTAAATGATGCTGAATCTGCAGCAATTCCTTTAACAGCTATTACGGCTTGGGAAGGTTTATTCGAACGTTTAGGCATTGATTATAATAAGAAAGATACAAATACATTTAAAAACATTTTAATTATAGGCGGAGCTGGTGGTGTCGGTTCAATTGCCATTCAACTTGCGAAATGGGCTGGATTGAATGTAATCGCAACTGCATCCCGCAATGAAACGATACACTGGGTTGAAAAATTCGGTGCCGATTATATCATTAACCATCACCAACCTTTACAAGAACAAATAGTAGAGTTTGGGCTAAAAGATGTAGATTATATTTTCTGCTTAAATAATACAGATCAGCATTGGCGAGCAATATGTGACCTCATTAAACCACAAGGGAAAATTTGCTCTATCGTAGAAAATGAACACCCTCTTGAGATGGGTATTTTAAAAAGTAAAAGTGCTACACTCGTTTGGGAGTTTATGTTCACAAAAGCGATGTATGAAACTGGCGATATGATTACACAGCACGAATTATTAAATAAGGTAAGCGAACTACTAGATGAAGGCATTTTAAAAACTACTTTAAACGAAACAATAACACCAATTAACGCTGAAAACGTAAAGAAAGCACATACACTACTTGAAAGTGGGCGCACCATTGGGAAAATTGTTTTAGAGAAATTTTAA
- a CDS encoding amino acid permease, translating into MANKELKRGLEARHIQMIALGGTIGVGLFMGSASTIKWTGPSVMLAYAIAGIFIFFIMRAMGEMLYMEPSTGSFATFGHKYMHPLAGYMTAWSNWFQWVIVGMSEIIAVGAYMQYWFPDLPAWIPGVIAMVILGAANLISVKSFGEFEFWFAMIKIVTILLMIIAGFGLIFFGIGNGGEAIGISNLWSNGGFFTGGFSGFFFALSLVVGAYQGVELIGITAGEAKDPKKTLTRAIQSTIWRILIFYIGAIFVIVTVYPWDQLSTIGSPFVATFAKVGITAAAGLINFVVITAAMSGCNSGIYSAGRMLYTLGVNGQAPKYFTKLSGNGVPLFGTVGVIIGLAVGVVLSYIAPKNLFVYVYSASVLPGMVPWFVILISQINFRKEKGAEMKDHPFKMPFAPVTNYLTIAFLIMVLIGMWFNDDTRISLVVGIIFLAIVTISFYAFGIGKRAPLDIQKDNEISSK; encoded by the coding sequence GTGGCAAACAAAGAATTGAAAAGAGGTTTAGAAGCACGTCATATTCAAATGATTGCTTTAGGCGGAACAATTGGTGTTGGTTTGTTTATGGGGTCAGCCAGCACGATTAAATGGACAGGTCCGTCAGTTATGCTTGCGTATGCAATTGCAGGTATTTTTATCTTCTTCATCATGCGTGCCATGGGAGAAATGTTGTATATGGAGCCAAGTACAGGTTCATTTGCGACATTCGGTCATAAGTATATGCATCCGCTAGCTGGTTATATGACAGCGTGGAGTAACTGGTTCCAGTGGGTCATCGTTGGGATGTCAGAGATTATCGCGGTTGGAGCGTATATGCAATATTGGTTCCCGGATTTACCAGCTTGGATACCAGGTGTAATCGCAATGGTTATTCTTGGCGCAGCTAACTTAATTTCTGTTAAGTCATTTGGTGAATTTGAATTTTGGTTTGCGATGATTAAAATCGTTACGATTCTATTAATGATTATTGCGGGATTTGGACTTATTTTCTTTGGAATTGGTAACGGCGGAGAAGCGATTGGCATATCGAATCTTTGGTCAAATGGCGGTTTCTTTACAGGTGGTTTTTCTGGATTCTTCTTTGCATTATCACTTGTAGTTGGAGCGTATCAAGGTGTGGAATTAATCGGTATTACTGCTGGTGAAGCGAAGGATCCGAAGAAGACACTTACAAGAGCGATTCAAAGTACAATTTGGCGTATTTTAATTTTCTATATTGGTGCTATTTTCGTTATTGTAACTGTGTATCCGTGGGATCAATTAAGTACAATTGGTAGCCCGTTCGTAGCGACTTTTGCGAAAGTTGGTATTACGGCTGCGGCTGGACTTATTAACTTCGTTGTTATTACAGCAGCAATGTCTGGTTGTAATAGTGGTATTTATAGTGCTGGACGTATGCTGTATACGTTAGGTGTAAATGGACAAGCACCGAAATATTTCACGAAACTTTCTGGAAATGGTGTGCCTTTATTCGGTACAGTTGGCGTAATTATCGGATTAGCGGTCGGTGTAGTTCTAAGTTATATTGCACCAAAAAACTTATTCGTATATGTATATAGTGCGAGTGTACTTCCTGGTATGGTACCATGGTTTGTCATTTTAATTAGTCAAATTAATTTTAGAAAAGAAAAGGGAGCAGAGATGAAAGATCATCCGTTCAAAATGCCATTTGCTCCTGTTACAAACTATTTGACGATTGCCTTTTTAATTATGGTATTAATCGGAATGTGGTTTAACGATGATACTCGTATTTCATTAGTTGTAGGTATTATTTTCTTAGCTATCGTTACAATTAGTTTCTATGCTTTCGGAATAGGGAAGCGTGCTCCGTTAGACATACAAAAAGATAATGAAATTTCAAGTAAATAA
- a CDS encoding multidrug effflux MFS transporter yields MKKVSVPSLLLMIILVAFPQISETIYTPSLPDISKALHVSNNEVQFTLSVYFAGFALGVFFIGWLSDIIGRRPAMLFGIVVYGVGSFLCFIANSIEVLLVSRFIQAFGASAGSVVTQTILRESVEGHKRHVMFAQISAVIAFTPAIGPLIGGFLDQMFGFKIVFLSLVVMSIGIFLYTFVSLPETKTDSVTNKINVYSVWKRLITNPKVVTYGLLIGGANGVLFSYYAEAPFIFIEYFQLSPSMYGFLGIVVASASIIGAKVSKRLLATYKLEKIIYIGCLVMTGGAILLSVITFVGSNPNVIYMIVFLIAMFILLLGIGVALPNCLSLALVDFQDVIGTAGALFSLGYYVIVTMTIWGMSQLHTGSLLVMPLYFLAIVVIMMVFTKVFILGKRTSKTI; encoded by the coding sequence ATGAAAAAAGTCTCAGTACCATCACTTTTGTTAATGATTATTCTTGTCGCGTTTCCGCAAATTAGTGAAACGATATATACACCGTCTTTACCTGACATTTCAAAGGCGTTACATGTAAGTAATAATGAGGTGCAGTTCACGCTAAGTGTGTATTTCGCTGGATTTGCTTTAGGTGTATTTTTTATTGGATGGTTATCAGACATAATTGGTCGTCGCCCGGCGATGTTATTTGGAATTGTCGTATATGGTGTAGGTAGTTTCTTATGCTTTATTGCAAATTCCATTGAAGTTTTATTGGTAAGTCGTTTTATTCAAGCGTTTGGAGCAAGTGCAGGATCAGTTGTAACGCAAACGATTCTTCGTGAAAGTGTAGAAGGGCATAAGAGGCATGTTATGTTTGCTCAAATCTCGGCAGTCATTGCTTTTACACCAGCGATAGGACCGTTAATTGGTGGCTTTCTTGATCAAATGTTTGGATTTAAAATAGTATTTTTAAGTTTAGTAGTTATGAGTATCGGGATTTTTCTGTATACGTTTGTTTCTCTTCCCGAAACAAAAACGGACTCAGTGACGAATAAAATAAATGTCTATTCAGTATGGAAAAGGTTAATTACAAATCCGAAAGTAGTAACATATGGGCTATTAATTGGGGGAGCAAATGGTGTTTTATTTAGCTATTATGCAGAAGCGCCGTTTATCTTTATTGAATACTTTCAGTTATCGCCTAGTATGTATGGATTTTTAGGGATTGTTGTTGCGTCTGCTTCTATTATTGGGGCGAAAGTTTCAAAACGTTTACTTGCTACTTATAAACTAGAGAAAATTATATATATTGGTTGTCTTGTAATGACAGGGGGAGCTATTCTTTTATCTGTTATTACGTTTGTTGGATCAAATCCAAATGTAATATATATGATAGTATTTTTAATAGCGATGTTTATATTGCTATTAGGAATTGGAGTAGCGTTACCTAATTGTTTAAGTTTAGCGTTAGTAGATTTTCAAGATGTTATTGGTACTGCGGGAGCATTGTTTAGCTTGGGGTACTATGTAATTGTAACGATGACAATATGGGGAATGAGTCAGCTGCATACAGGATCGTTACTGGTGATGCCACTTTATTTTCTAGCTATAGTAGTTATCATGATGGTGTTTACTAAAGTGTTTATTTTAGGTAAACGAACTTCAAAAACGATTTAA
- a CDS encoding DUF5823 family protein has translation MIEILRTVINFLISLFSGELPIVYYVWIIALFVIQMIQATLSYKLFKKKDSFSTYISTELLAFIILLFGGILLSKLLAYIIDDPTISMTNVTHYFISLIILTIFVATGFIKDFLQTSIKNKNISLFSILVISLIASILSFKFLPLLIEGPFSLSKSFIITLIIVVIGLITLLISLEEKYADEKETENL, from the coding sequence ATGATTGAAATTTTAAGGACAGTAATAAACTTCCTAATCTCTCTATTCTCAGGAGAATTACCAATTGTATATTATGTATGGATTATCGCTTTATTTGTCATTCAAATGATCCAGGCTACTCTAAGCTACAAGCTCTTTAAAAAGAAAGATAGTTTCAGCACTTATATATCAACAGAATTACTCGCTTTTATCATTCTATTGTTTGGTGGTATATTATTATCTAAATTACTTGCCTACATAATAGACGATCCTACTATTAGTATGACAAATGTAACACATTATTTTATTTCTCTTATCATACTAACTATATTTGTCGCTACAGGCTTTATTAAAGATTTTCTACAAACATCTATAAAAAATAAAAATATATCCCTTTTTAGTATTTTAGTAATTTCCTTAATAGCTAGTATACTTTCATTCAAGTTTTTACCACTTTTAATTGAAGGTCCTTTCTCTCTTTCTAAATCTTTTATAATTACATTAATTATCGTAGTAATTGGGTTAATTACTCTATTAATTTCTTTAGAGGAAAAGTATGCAGATGAAAAAGAAACGGAAAATTTATAG
- a CDS encoding hemolysin XhlA family protein encodes MAYYLNAEIDSLKAEQKEIMRDIRNLEMRTTVNEKDIATINKQLEKISANTTWILRIIISAIVMSKRDDLILRNRTI; translated from the coding sequence ATCGCATATTATCTTAACGCTGAAATTGACAGTCTCAAGGCTGAGCAAAAAGAAATTATGAGAGACATTCGAAATTTAGAAATGCGTACCACGGTTAATGAGAAAGACATAGCAACAATCAATAAGCAATTAGAAAAAATAAGTGCAAACACAACTTGGATTTTGCGGATTATTATTAGTGCGATAGTAATGTCAAAAAGGGATGATTTAATCTTGCGAAATAGGACGATATAA
- a CDS encoding SDR family NAD(P)-dependent oxidoreductase, giving the protein MKLKDKVAIITGGASGIGESTVRLFIKEGAKVVIADFSERGKDLSDELNAHGYNTLFIKTDVTKEADIKQLIHETVSTYGKLDIMYANAGVADDAPANELSYEKWKRTIDINLSGVFLSDKYSIEQFLKQGTGGVIVNAGSIHSFVSLPTPTAYSSAKGGVKLLTQNLCTAYAKYGIRINAVCPGYIDTPLLSSVNPQQKEYLASLHPQGRLGTPEEVAKAVLFLASDDASFVNGTTLLVDGGYTAH; this is encoded by the coding sequence ATGAAATTAAAAGACAAAGTAGCGATCATAACTGGTGGTGCAAGTGGAATTGGCGAATCTACTGTTCGTCTTTTTATCAAAGAAGGTGCAAAAGTAGTTATTGCTGACTTTTCTGAACGTGGAAAAGATCTATCAGATGAATTGAATGCACATGGATATAATACGTTATTTATTAAAACCGATGTAACAAAAGAGGCAGATATTAAACAGCTAATCCATGAGACAGTAAGTACATACGGTAAATTAGATATTATGTATGCTAATGCCGGCGTTGCTGATGATGCACCGGCAAACGAATTATCCTACGAAAAATGGAAAAGAACCATTGATATTAACTTGTCTGGGGTATTCCTTTCTGATAAATATTCGATTGAACAATTTCTTAAACAAGGTACAGGCGGTGTCATCGTTAATGCTGGTTCGATTCATAGTTTTGTTTCATTACCTACCCCAACAGCATACTCATCTGCAAAAGGTGGTGTGAAACTATTAACTCAAAATTTATGTACTGCCTACGCTAAATATGGAATACGTATTAACGCGGTCTGCCCTGGCTATATTGATACCCCTTTACTTAGTAGTGTTAATCCTCAACAGAAAGAATATTTAGCTTCACTTCATCCACAAGGCAGACTTGGAACACCAGAAGAAGTAGCAAAAGCTGTCTTATTTTTAGCAAGTGATGATGCTAGTTTTGTTAATGGTACAACACTTCTTGTTGATGGAGGCTATACTGCACATTAA
- the bshB2 gene encoding bacillithiol biosynthesis deacetylase BshB2 produces the protein MERHVLVVFPHPDDEAFAAGGTIRLLTDQGVPVTYACGTLGQMGRNMGKNVFANRETIPNIRKKELKDACEAMGIKDLRMLGFHDKTLEFEDVDFVADKIEAIIQEVNPSRIITFYPEHGVHPDHDAFGRAVVRAVSRMPKEERPVIHAVAITKNREAVLGEPDVVNNISEVFEHKLAALGAHRSQTEAMLEETHAKIKNKDAATLKWLQLEQFWTYKWE, from the coding sequence ATGGAGAGACATGTACTTGTTGTATTTCCGCATCCAGATGATGAAGCATTTGCTGCGGGAGGAACAATTCGCTTATTAACAGATCAAGGAGTACCTGTAACATATGCATGTGGTACTTTAGGACAAATGGGACGTAACATGGGGAAAAACGTGTTCGCTAACCGTGAAACGATTCCAAATATCCGTAAAAAAGAATTGAAAGATGCATGTGAAGCGATGGGGATCAAAGATTTAAGAATGCTTGGTTTCCATGATAAAACGTTAGAATTTGAAGATGTTGATTTCGTTGCTGATAAAATTGAAGCGATCATTCAAGAAGTAAATCCATCTCGAATTATTACATTTTATCCAGAGCACGGCGTACATCCAGATCATGATGCATTTGGCCGCGCTGTTGTTCGCGCTGTATCGCGTATGCCAAAAGAAGAACGTCCAGTCATTCATGCGGTTGCGATTACGAAAAATCGCGAAGCTGTACTGGGTGAGCCGGATGTTGTAAATAATATTAGTGAAGTATTCGAGCATAAATTAGCTGCACTAGGTGCGCACCGTTCGCAAACAGAAGCGATGCTTGAAGAAACACACGCGAAAATCAAAAACAAAGATGCAGCAACATTAAAATGGTTGCAACTTGAACAATTTTGGACTTATAAATGGGAGTAG
- a CDS encoding YojF family protein, protein MEIVKDSSLIQNEIERFVNKDVYIHLETTNGAYASHFNEKMMTVGAFIRNAIIRFERGKITGTNPYRVGLKMDHGWVYAEGITHWEVDDKERLLLAGHDNQGRLAVALELSLTPFK, encoded by the coding sequence ATGGAAATAGTAAAAGATAGTTCTCTTATTCAAAATGAAATTGAACGTTTTGTAAATAAAGATGTATATATTCATTTAGAAACGACGAACGGAGCGTACGCGTCACACTTTAATGAAAAGATGATGACAGTTGGAGCATTCATTCGAAATGCAATTATTCGCTTTGAACGCGGAAAGATTACTGGAACGAATCCATATCGAGTTGGTTTAAAAATGGATCATGGCTGGGTATATGCTGAAGGTATTACGCACTGGGAAGTAGACGATAAAGAACGTTTATTACTTGCAGGGCATGATAATCAAGGTCGTTTAGCAGTTGCGCTTGAGTTAAGCTTAACGCCATTTAAGTAA
- a CDS encoding ArsB/NhaD family transporter — protein MEQSAHEVANWQYYFAIAVFLVTYGFIISEKLNRAVIALFGAAIMIIFGIVDLHTAFTSHIQWETITLLIGMMILVHITSQSGVFEFVAIKAAKAAGGKPIRILLLLSLLTAVGSAFLDNVTTVLLIVPVTLSITRILKVNPVPYLISEVLFSNIGGTATLIGDPPNIMIGSANKHLDFNAFLLNLAPIVIIISIVTLGIIYFLYRNKLKTTTEQIKILMELNEKDYIKDQSLLLKSISILGLTILGFVLHSIIHVDAAVIAMTGATLLMLIGVKEHDIEDVFAHVEWVTIFFFAGLFVLVGGLIDIGLISSLAKEVLDVTNGDIGFAAVLILWVSGIASATIDNIPFVATMIPLIQDLATGLGLSVDSPQIEVLWWALSLGACLGGNGTLIGASANVVVAGIAKREGHAFSYMDFLKIGFPLTIIALLLSHAYIYLRYLM, from the coding sequence TTGGAACAATCAGCACATGAAGTAGCAAATTGGCAATATTATTTTGCAATTGCCGTATTTTTAGTCACGTACGGATTTATTATTTCTGAGAAATTGAATCGTGCTGTAATCGCACTATTCGGCGCTGCTATTATGATTATTTTTGGAATTGTAGACTTACATACTGCTTTCACATCACATATTCAATGGGAAACGATCACCCTTTTAATTGGGATGATGATTCTCGTACATATTACGAGCCAATCGGGCGTATTTGAATTTGTGGCCATTAAAGCAGCGAAGGCAGCTGGCGGAAAACCAATCCGCATTTTATTATTACTATCCTTATTAACTGCTGTCGGATCAGCATTTTTGGACAATGTAACAACCGTTTTACTAATCGTACCTGTTACACTATCCATTACACGTATTTTAAAAGTAAACCCTGTTCCTTATTTGATTTCAGAAGTGCTTTTTTCAAATATAGGCGGAACAGCAACATTAATCGGTGATCCACCTAACATAATGATCGGATCGGCAAATAAGCATTTAGATTTTAATGCCTTTTTACTAAACTTAGCTCCAATCGTAATTATTATTTCTATCGTTACACTTGGCATTATTTACTTCCTGTATCGCAACAAACTAAAAACAACAACTGAACAAATTAAAATATTAATGGAATTAAACGAAAAAGATTATATTAAAGATCAAAGCCTCCTTTTAAAATCCATTTCGATTTTAGGACTAACTATTTTAGGCTTTGTACTTCATTCCATTATTCATGTAGACGCTGCGGTAATTGCAATGACAGGCGCTACACTTCTTATGCTAATCGGAGTAAAAGAACATGATATTGAAGATGTATTTGCTCACGTTGAATGGGTAACCATTTTCTTCTTCGCCGGACTATTCGTTCTCGTTGGCGGGTTAATTGATATTGGGCTTATTTCTTCACTCGCAAAAGAAGTACTCGACGTAACAAATGGCGATATCGGTTTCGCTGCGGTACTTATTTTATGGGTATCTGGCATCGCATCTGCAACAATTGACAACATCCCATTTGTCGCAACGATGATCCCGCTTATTCAAGATTTAGCTACAGGGCTCGGACTATCTGTCGATTCCCCGCAAATCGAAGTACTATGGTGGGCGTTATCACTTGGAGCTTGCTTAGGAGGAAACGGAACATTAATCGGAGCATCAGCAAACGTAGTCGTTGCTGGTATTGCGAAACGTGAAGGACATGCTTTCTCTTATATGGACTTCTTAAAAATTGGTTTTCCGTTAACAATTATTGCATTATTGTTATCACACGCTTATATATATTTACGTTATTTAATGTAG